A part of Streptomyces sp. DSM 40750 genomic DNA contains:
- a CDS encoding ABC transporter ATP-binding protein, which yields MLIRLLRSHLRPYRKPIVLLVLLQFVQTCATLYLPTLNADIIDEGVVEGDTGYILSFGALMIGISLVQVVCNIGAVYYGARTASAVGRDIRAAVFDRVQSFSAREVGHFGAPSLITRTTNDVQQVQMLVLMTFTLVVSAPIMCVGGIVLALGLDVPLSGVLLAVVPVLGISVSLIVRRLRPLFRTMQERLDIVNRVLREQITGNRVIRAFVRDDYEKDRFRKANVELTDVSLGTGRMLALMFPIVMTVINLSSIAVVWFGAHRIDSGGMEIGALTAFLAYLMQIVMAVMMATFMFMMMPRAEVCAERIQEVLDTGTSVVPPTAPVRELRRHGFLEVRGAGFRYPGAEEPVLRSIEIEARPGETTAVIGSTGSGKSTLLGLVPRLFDATEGEVLVDGVDVRTLDPKLLAKTVSLVPQKPYLFSGTVATNLRYGNPDATDEELWHALEVAQAKEFVSDLEGGLNAPIAQGGTNVSGGQRQRLAIARTLVQRPEIYLFDDSFSALDYATDAALRAALGRETADATVVIVAQRVATIRDADRIVVLDEGRVVGTGRHHELMADNETYREIVLSQLTEAEAA from the coding sequence GTGCTCATACGATTGCTGAGAAGTCATCTCCGTCCGTACAGGAAACCCATCGTCCTGCTGGTGCTGCTGCAGTTCGTGCAGACGTGCGCCACGCTCTACCTGCCCACGCTGAACGCGGACATCATCGACGAGGGCGTGGTGGAGGGGGACACGGGTTACATCCTGTCCTTCGGCGCGTTGATGATCGGTATCTCGCTGGTGCAGGTCGTCTGCAACATCGGGGCCGTGTACTACGGCGCCCGCACCGCTTCGGCGGTCGGCCGGGACATCCGGGCGGCCGTGTTCGACCGGGTGCAGTCGTTCTCGGCACGTGAGGTCGGTCACTTCGGTGCACCGTCGCTGATCACGCGGACGACGAACGATGTGCAGCAGGTGCAGATGCTGGTGCTGATGACCTTCACCCTGGTGGTGTCGGCACCGATCATGTGCGTGGGCGGCATCGTGCTGGCCCTCGGCCTGGACGTGCCGTTGTCGGGGGTGCTGCTCGCCGTCGTACCGGTGCTCGGGATCTCCGTCAGCCTCATCGTGCGCCGGTTGCGCCCCCTGTTCCGCACCATGCAGGAGCGGCTGGACATCGTGAACCGGGTGCTGCGGGAGCAGATCACCGGCAATCGGGTCATCCGGGCCTTCGTGCGGGACGACTACGAGAAGGACCGGTTCCGGAAGGCGAACGTCGAGCTCACGGACGTATCACTGGGGACCGGGCGGATGCTCGCGCTGATGTTCCCGATCGTGATGACGGTCATCAACCTCTCGTCGATCGCGGTGGTGTGGTTCGGCGCCCATCGGATCGACAGCGGCGGGATGGAGATCGGCGCGCTCACCGCTTTCCTCGCCTATCTGATGCAGATCGTCATGGCCGTGATGATGGCCACCTTCATGTTCATGATGATGCCGCGCGCGGAGGTGTGCGCCGAGCGCATCCAGGAGGTGCTCGACACCGGGACGAGCGTCGTGCCGCCCACCGCGCCCGTGCGGGAGCTGCGGCGGCACGGGTTCCTGGAGGTCCGGGGTGCGGGCTTCCGCTACCCGGGGGCTGAGGAGCCGGTGCTCAGGTCGATCGAGATCGAGGCGCGGCCCGGTGAGACGACCGCCGTGATCGGGTCGACCGGCAGTGGCAAGTCGACGCTCCTCGGTCTGGTCCCCCGGCTGTTCGACGCCACCGAGGGCGAGGTGCTGGTCGACGGCGTCGACGTACGCACGCTCGATCCGAAGCTGCTGGCCAAGACGGTGAGTCTGGTACCGCAGAAGCCGTATCTCTTCTCCGGGACCGTGGCGACGAACCTGCGGTACGGCAATCCGGACGCCACCGACGAGGAGTTGTGGCACGCGCTGGAGGTGGCGCAGGCCAAGGAGTTCGTGTCGGACCTCGAAGGCGGGCTGAACGCCCCCATCGCACAGGGCGGCACGAATGTGTCGGGCGGGCAGCGGCAGCGGCTCGCGATCGCGCGGACGCTGGTGCAGCGGCCGGAGATCTATCTGTTCGACGACTCGTTCTCCGCGCTCGACTACGCGACCGACGCCGCCCTGCGCGCGGCGCTGGGGCGGGAGACCGCCGACGCGACCGTCGTGATCGTCGCCCAGCGGGTGGCGACCATCCGGGACGCCGACCGGATCGTCGTCCTCGACGAGGGCCGGGTCGTCGGCACCGGCCGCCACCACGAGCTGATGGCGGACAACGAGACCTACCGGGAGATCGTCCTCTCCCAGCTCACGGAAGCGGAGGCAGCCTGA
- a CDS encoding ABC transporter ATP-binding protein: MAGPLGRMAGAGGGPDQHSMDFKGSGKRLLAQFRPERLTMYAMVVCAVLSVGLSVLGPWILGKATDLVFAGVVGREMPTGATKAEVLESMRERGDGGVADMLRGTDFTPGKGIDFEAVGAVLLVALGIFLVAGLLMAAATRLSNRAINRTVYLMREELQAKLSRLPLSYFDQRQRGEVLSRATNDIDNIGQTLQQSMGQLVNSLLTIIGVLVMMFWVSPLLALVALVTVPVSFLVATRVGKRSQPHFVAQWRTTGKLNAHIEEMYTGHTLVKVFGRQEESARQFAEENERLYEAGFKAQFNSGIMQPLMFFVSNINYVLVAVVGGLRVASGALSIGDVQAFIQYSRQFSMPLTQVASMANLVQSGVASAERVFELLDADEQEADAVPGVRPEELRGRVALEGVAFRYDADKPLIEDLSLVVEPGHTVAIVGPTGAGKTTLVNLLMRFYEVTGGRITLDGVDIATMSRDELRDGIGMVLQDTWLFGGTIAENIAYGASAARKVTRGEIEEAARAAHADRFIRTLPDGYDTVIDDEGTGVSAGEKQLITIARAFLSDPVILVLDEATSSVDTRTEVLIQKAMAKLAHGRTSFVIAHRLSTIRDADTILVMESGAIVEQGAHEELLAADGAYARLYKAQFAEAVAEVD, translated from the coding sequence ATGGCCGGGCCGTTGGGACGGATGGCGGGGGCCGGAGGCGGCCCCGATCAGCACTCCATGGACTTCAAGGGGTCCGGGAAACGGCTGCTCGCACAGTTCAGGCCCGAGCGGCTCACGATGTACGCCATGGTCGTGTGCGCCGTGCTCAGCGTCGGGCTGTCGGTGCTCGGGCCGTGGATCCTCGGCAAGGCGACCGACCTGGTGTTCGCGGGCGTCGTCGGGCGGGAGATGCCGACGGGGGCCACGAAGGCCGAGGTCCTTGAATCCATGCGCGAGCGCGGCGACGGCGGGGTCGCCGACATGCTGCGGGGCACGGACTTCACGCCTGGCAAGGGCATCGATTTCGAGGCCGTCGGCGCCGTCCTGCTGGTTGCCCTCGGCATCTTCCTGGTCGCCGGGCTGCTGATGGCGGCGGCCACCCGGCTCTCCAACCGGGCCATCAACCGGACCGTCTACCTCATGCGCGAGGAGCTCCAGGCGAAGCTGTCGCGGCTGCCGCTGTCGTACTTCGACCAGCGGCAGCGCGGTGAGGTGCTGAGCCGGGCGACCAACGACATCGACAACATCGGCCAGACGCTGCAGCAGTCGATGGGGCAGCTCGTCAACTCGCTCCTCACCATCATCGGTGTGCTGGTGATGATGTTCTGGGTGTCGCCGTTGCTGGCGCTGGTCGCACTGGTGACCGTACCGGTGTCGTTCCTGGTGGCCACGCGGGTCGGCAAGCGGTCGCAGCCGCACTTCGTCGCGCAGTGGCGGACCACCGGGAAGCTCAACGCGCACATCGAGGAGATGTACACCGGGCACACGCTCGTGAAGGTGTTCGGGCGGCAGGAGGAGTCGGCGCGGCAGTTCGCCGAGGAGAACGAGCGGTTGTACGAGGCCGGGTTCAAGGCCCAGTTCAACAGCGGGATCATGCAGCCGCTGATGTTCTTCGTGTCGAACATCAACTATGTGCTGGTGGCGGTGGTGGGCGGACTGCGGGTCGCGTCCGGCGCGCTGTCCATCGGTGACGTACAGGCCTTCATCCAGTACTCCCGGCAGTTCTCCATGCCGCTGACGCAGGTGGCCTCCATGGCGAACCTCGTGCAGTCGGGCGTGGCTTCGGCCGAGCGGGTCTTCGAACTGCTGGACGCCGACGAGCAGGAGGCCGACGCCGTGCCCGGGGTACGGCCGGAGGAGCTGCGGGGGCGGGTGGCGCTGGAAGGGGTGGCCTTCCGGTACGACGCCGACAAGCCGCTGATCGAGGATCTGTCACTGGTCGTCGAGCCCGGGCACACGGTGGCGATCGTGGGGCCGACCGGGGCCGGGAAGACGACCCTGGTGAACCTGCTGATGCGGTTCTACGAGGTCACCGGTGGGCGCATCACTCTGGACGGGGTGGACATCGCGACCATGTCGCGGGACGAACTCCGGGACGGGATAGGGATGGTGCTCCAGGACACCTGGCTGTTCGGGGGGACCATCGCGGAGAACATCGCGTACGGGGCGTCCGCCGCGCGGAAGGTCACGCGGGGGGAGATCGAGGAGGCGGCCCGCGCCGCGCACGCGGACCGGTTCATCCGGACGCTGCCCGACGGGTACGACACCGTGATCGACGACGAGGGGACCGGGGTGAGCGCGGGTGAGAAGCAGCTCATCACCATCGCTCGCGCGTTCCTGTCGGATCCGGTGATCCTGGTGCTGGACGAGGCGACGAGTTCGGTCGACACGCGCACCGAGGTGTTGATCCAGAAGGCCATGGCGAAGCTCGCGCATGGGCGTACGTCGTTCGTGATCGCGCATCGGTTGTCGACGATTCGGGACGCGGACACGATTCTGGTGATGGAGAGCGGGGCGATCGTCGAGCAGGGGGCTCACGAGGAGTTGTTGGCCGCGGATGGGGCTTATGCGCGGCTGTACAAGGCGCAGTTCGCTGAGGCCGTGGCTGAGGTGGACTGA
- a CDS encoding RNA polymerase sigma factor gives MPESSERGRPVPGFEIPAVPLDEYGMDGGEAARAIPDVPLPYASAATFLEVAPVQTQTLIQNDSSTAISTDGAEPDAEPDVITAVPAQSRAAHHPEAVPEAPPELDEPPAAVVEAIETADPPEPVELPRSRADTSGPSSDLFRQYLREIGRIPLLTAVEEVELARRVEAGLFAEEKLGSAPDLDTRLALDLDKLVVMGRMAKRRLIEANLRLVVSVAKRYVGRGLTMLDLVQEGNLGLIRAVEKFDYARGYKFSTYATWWIRQAMSRALADQARTIRVPVHVVELINRVVRVQRRMLQERGYEPTPEEVAVHLDLAPERVSEVLRLAQEPVSLHAPVGEEDDVALGDLIEDGDAASPVESAAFLLLREHLEAVLSTLGERERKVVQLRYGLADGRPRTLEEIGRIFGVTRERIRQIESKTLNKLRDHAFADQLRGYLD, from the coding sequence GTGCCTGAGTCCTCGGAGCGCGGCCGACCCGTCCCCGGGTTCGAGATCCCCGCGGTTCCGCTCGATGAGTACGGGATGGACGGCGGCGAGGCCGCCCGCGCCATCCCAGACGTACCGCTGCCGTACGCCTCAGCAGCGACATTCCTGGAGGTCGCCCCCGTGCAGACCCAGACCCTCATACAGAACGACAGCAGTACGGCCATCAGTACCGACGGCGCGGAGCCGGACGCGGAGCCCGACGTCATCACCGCGGTGCCCGCCCAGAGCCGCGCCGCGCACCACCCCGAGGCGGTGCCGGAGGCTCCGCCCGAGCTCGACGAGCCGCCGGCCGCCGTGGTGGAGGCCATCGAGACGGCCGATCCCCCCGAGCCCGTGGAACTGCCGCGCAGCCGCGCGGACACCAGCGGCCCGTCCTCCGACCTGTTCCGCCAGTACCTGCGTGAGATCGGCCGCATTCCGCTGCTCACGGCCGTGGAGGAAGTAGAACTCGCCCGCCGCGTCGAGGCAGGCCTCTTCGCCGAGGAGAAGCTGGGCAGCGCCCCCGACCTCGACACCCGACTCGCCCTCGACCTCGACAAGCTGGTCGTCATGGGCCGCATGGCCAAGCGCCGCCTCATCGAGGCGAACCTGCGGCTCGTCGTCTCCGTGGCGAAGCGTTACGTCGGTCGTGGCCTGACCATGCTGGACCTGGTCCAGGAAGGAAATCTGGGCCTCATCCGGGCCGTCGAGAAGTTCGACTACGCCCGTGGCTACAAGTTCTCGACCTACGCGACCTGGTGGATCCGCCAGGCCATGTCCCGCGCCCTCGCCGACCAGGCCCGCACGATACGCGTCCCCGTCCACGTGGTCGAACTCATCAACCGGGTCGTCCGCGTCCAGCGCCGCATGCTCCAGGAACGGGGCTACGAGCCCACGCCGGAGGAAGTGGCCGTCCACCTCGACCTCGCCCCCGAACGCGTCAGCGAGGTCCTCCGCCTCGCCCAGGAACCGGTGTCGCTCCATGCCCCTGTGGGCGAAGAGGACGACGTGGCCCTCGGCGACCTCATCGAGGACGGCGACGCGGCGAGCCCGGTGGAATCGGCCGCGTTCCTGCTGCTGCGCGAACACCTGGAAGCGGTCCTCTCCACCCTCGGCGAACGCGAACGCAAGGTGGTCCAGCTGCGCTACGGCTTGGCGGACGGCCGCCCCCGCACCCTGGAGGAGATAGGCCGCATCTTCGGCGTCACCCGCGAACGCATAAGGCAGATCGAGTCCAAGACCCTCAACAAGCTCAGGGACCACGCCTTCGCGGACCAACTGAGGGGCTACCTGGACTGA
- the dnaG gene encoding DNA primase, whose translation MAGRINDEDVKAVRDAVPIDAVVSEYLQLRNAGGGNLKGLCPFHDEKSPSFQVSPSKGLFHCFGCQEGGDTITFVMKVDHLSFSEAVERLAGQAGITLRYEEGGYNPSHQRGERIRLVEAHKIAAEWYAEQLATSPEADTGRIFLAERGFDQAAAVHFGVGYSPQGWDHLTRFLRGKGFADKELLLSGLSQEGRRGPIDRFRGRLMWPIRDIGGDVVGFGARKLYESDNGPKYLNTPDTAIYRKSQVLYGIDLAKKDIAKASRAVVVEGYTDVMACHLAGVTTAIATCGTAFGGDHIKILRRLLMDNGSARVIFTFDGDAAGQKAALRAFEDDQKFAAETYIAIAPDGMDPCELRLAKGDEAVAELTEPRTPLFEFALRQIVARYDLETPAGRAAALDEAAPVVARIKNSGAQHEVAVQLAGMLGILDTQFVVKRVAQLARWARDRGGQGPAPAAQRTSQPYESAARPPSGPALTLRNPVYATERELLKLALQRPELVAPAFDAYGVDEFTAEQYAAVRVAIIEAGGVEYGAEDPQEYLIRVREAAPDDTVRAMVTELAVEAIMRKTVDEVYAGAQLVTVRRRAVERRVRDVQGSLARATAQGDPAQLAAVQNELWVLQQYDQALRERGAEAL comes from the coding sequence GTGGCAGGACGGATCAACGACGAGGACGTGAAGGCGGTACGGGACGCGGTCCCGATCGACGCCGTGGTGTCCGAGTACCTCCAGCTGCGGAACGCGGGCGGGGGGAACCTCAAGGGACTCTGCCCCTTCCATGACGAGAAGTCGCCGTCCTTCCAGGTCAGTCCGAGCAAGGGGCTCTTCCACTGCTTCGGCTGCCAGGAGGGCGGCGACACCATCACGTTCGTGATGAAGGTCGACCACCTGTCCTTCTCGGAGGCCGTCGAGCGGCTGGCCGGGCAGGCCGGAATCACCCTTCGCTACGAGGAGGGCGGGTACAACCCGTCGCACCAGCGCGGCGAGCGGATCCGGCTGGTCGAGGCGCACAAGATCGCCGCCGAGTGGTACGCGGAGCAGCTCGCCACCAGCCCGGAGGCGGACACGGGCCGGATCTTCCTCGCCGAGCGCGGCTTCGACCAGGCCGCCGCCGTCCACTTCGGCGTCGGCTACAGCCCCCAGGGCTGGGACCACCTGACCCGCTTTCTGCGCGGCAAGGGCTTCGCCGACAAGGAACTGCTCCTGTCCGGGCTCTCGCAGGAGGGCCGCCGTGGCCCCATCGACCGCTTCCGGGGCCGCCTGATGTGGCCCATCCGCGACATCGGCGGGGACGTGGTGGGCTTCGGCGCGCGCAAGCTCTACGAGTCGGACAACGGACCCAAGTACCTGAACACCCCGGACACGGCGATCTACCGCAAGTCCCAGGTCCTGTACGGCATCGACCTCGCCAAGAAGGACATCGCCAAGGCCAGCCGGGCCGTCGTGGTCGAGGGGTACACGGACGTCATGGCCTGCCACCTCGCCGGGGTGACCACGGCCATCGCGACCTGCGGTACGGCCTTCGGCGGCGACCACATCAAGATCCTCCGCCGACTGCTGATGGACAACGGCAGCGCACGCGTGATCTTCACCTTCGACGGCGACGCGGCCGGTCAGAAGGCGGCCCTGCGCGCCTTCGAGGACGACCAGAAGTTCGCCGCCGAGACCTACATCGCGATCGCGCCCGACGGCATGGACCCGTGCGAGCTGCGGCTGGCGAAGGGCGACGAGGCGGTCGCCGAGCTGACCGAACCCCGCACCCCGCTCTTCGAGTTCGCCCTCCGCCAGATCGTCGCCCGCTACGACCTGGAGACCCCGGCGGGCCGCGCCGCCGCCCTCGACGAGGCCGCGCCCGTCGTGGCCCGCATCAAGAACAGCGGCGCCCAGCACGAGGTCGCCGTGCAGCTCGCCGGCATGCTCGGCATCCTCGACACCCAGTTCGTCGTCAAGCGCGTCGCCCAGCTGGCCCGCTGGGCCCGCGACCGCGGCGGACAGGGCCCCGCCCCCGCCGCCCAGCGCACGTCACAGCCGTACGAGTCCGCCGCCCGGCCCCCCTCCGGCCCGGCCCTCACCCTCCGCAACCCCGTCTACGCCACCGAGCGCGAACTCCTCAAACTCGCCCTGCAACGCCCGGAGTTGGTCGCCCCGGCCTTCGACGCGTACGGGGTCGACGAGTTCACCGCCGAGCAGTACGCGGCGGTCCGCGTGGCGATCATCGAGGCGGGCGGTGTCGAGTACGGCGCCGAGGACCCGCAGGAGTATCTGATCCGGGTCCGTGAGGCGGCACCGGACGACACGGTGCGGGCCATGGTGACCGAGCTGGCGGTCGAGGCGATCATGCGCAAGACGGTCGACGAGGTGTACGCGGGCGCCCAGCTGGTCACCGTCCGCCGCCGCGCCGTGGAACGCCGGGTACGCGACGTCCAGGGCAGCCTGGCACGGGCGACCGCCCAGGGCGATCCGGCCCAGCTGGCCGCCGTACAGAACGAGTTGTGGGTCCTCCAGCAGTACGACCAGGCGTTGCGGGAGCGGGGCGCGGAGGCGCTCTGA
- a CDS encoding NAD(P)/FAD-dependent oxidoreductase, producing the protein MVDADQTFVIVGGGLAGAKAAETLRAEGFTGRVILICDERDHPYERPPLSKGYLLGKEERDSVFVHEPSWYARNDIELHLGQTVDAIDRTAKTVRFGDDGTLVHYDTLLIATGAEPRRLDIPGTGLAGVHHLRRLAHAERLKGVLAALGRDNGHLVIAGAGWIGLEVAAAAREYGAEVTVVEPEPTPLHGVLGPELGNLFAELHRERGVRFHFGAKLTEIVGQDGMVLAARTDTGEEHLAHDVLAAIGAAPRIGLAEAAGLEIADRAHGGGIVVDAQLRTSDPSIYAAGDVVSFPHALFDTRLRVEHWANALNGGPAAARAMLGKDVTYDRVPYFFSDQYDMGMEYSGWAPPGSYDQVVIRGDAGKREFIAFWVKEGRVLAGMNVNVWDVTEPIQKLIRGRAPVDVEALSNPQVPLESLLA; encoded by the coding sequence GTGGTCGACGCGGATCAGACATTCGTCATCGTCGGAGGCGGTCTCGCCGGCGCGAAGGCGGCCGAGACGCTCCGAGCGGAGGGCTTCACCGGCCGCGTGATACTGATCTGCGACGAACGAGACCACCCGTACGAGCGCCCGCCGCTCTCCAAGGGCTATCTGCTCGGCAAGGAGGAGCGCGACAGCGTCTTCGTCCACGAGCCGTCCTGGTACGCGCGCAACGACATCGAACTCCACCTCGGCCAGACCGTCGACGCGATCGACCGCACGGCGAAGACCGTCCGCTTCGGCGACGACGGCACCCTCGTCCACTACGACACGCTGCTGATCGCGACCGGCGCCGAGCCCCGCCGCCTGGACATCCCGGGCACCGGTCTCGCGGGCGTCCACCATCTGCGCCGCCTCGCCCACGCCGAGCGCCTCAAGGGCGTCCTCGCCGCCCTCGGCCGCGACAACGGCCACCTGGTCATCGCGGGCGCCGGCTGGATCGGCCTGGAGGTGGCGGCCGCGGCCCGCGAGTACGGCGCGGAGGTCACTGTCGTGGAGCCGGAACCGACGCCGCTGCACGGCGTGCTCGGCCCCGAGCTCGGCAACCTCTTCGCCGAGCTGCACCGCGAGCGCGGCGTCCGCTTCCACTTCGGGGCGAAGCTCACGGAGATCGTCGGCCAGGACGGGATGGTGCTGGCCGCCCGTACGGACACGGGGGAGGAGCACCTGGCGCACGACGTCCTCGCGGCCATCGGAGCCGCCCCGCGCATCGGTCTCGCCGAGGCCGCGGGGCTGGAGATCGCCGACCGTGCGCACGGCGGGGGCATCGTGGTGGACGCGCAGCTCCGTACGTCCGACCCCTCCATCTACGCCGCCGGTGACGTCGTGTCCTTCCCGCACGCCCTCTTCGACACCCGGCTGCGGGTGGAGCACTGGGCCAACGCGCTGAACGGCGGGCCGGCCGCCGCGCGGGCGATGCTGGGGAAGGACGTCACCTACGACCGGGTGCCCTATTTCTTCTCGGATCAGTACGACATGGGGATGGAGTACTCGGGGTGGGCGCCCCCCGGCTCGTACGACCAAGTGGTGATCCGGGGGGACGCCGGGAAGCGTGAGTTCATCGCGTTCTGGGTGAAGGAGGGGCGGGTGCTGGCCGGGATGAACGTGAATGTGTGGGATGTCACTGAGCCGATCCAGAAGCTGATCCGGGGTCGGGCGCCGGTCGATGTCGAGGCGCTCTCGAATCCTCAGGTGCCGTTGGAGAGCCTTCTCGCCTAG
- a CDS encoding deoxyguanosinetriphosphate triphosphohydrolase produces the protein MEGTAPPDYDTPSAERWAPEPDKRPGRTAFQRDRARVLHSSALRRLAGKTQVVTPGTRSIAWDASPRTRLTHSLECAQVGRELGAALGCDPDLVEAACLSHDLGHPPFGHNGEQALNAFAEDCGGFEGNAQSLRLLTRIEPKRFVHSDATGELVSVGLNLTRAALDAATKYPWPRGAHPTDPKSPKFGVYDDDRPVFDWVRKGAPGTSTTFEAQVMDWSDDVAYSVHDVEDGLHAGHIDPNCLHAEPERQTVFEVARGRYVPADTDPAELAEALDRLLDQEWWPHGYDGTAVAQARLKDATSQLIGRFCLAAEAATRQAYGTGPLTRYAAELVVPRGTRLECAVLKAVADRYVMQRAEQERLRADQRIVVAELAEALTARAPEGLDPQFRALFDTAPDDRARKRVIVDQIASLTDPSARSLHARLTGRV, from the coding sequence ATGGAAGGCACCGCACCCCCCGACTACGACACCCCCTCGGCCGAACGATGGGCCCCCGAGCCCGACAAACGCCCGGGCCGCACCGCCTTCCAACGCGACCGCGCCCGCGTCCTCCACTCCTCGGCCCTGCGCAGACTCGCCGGCAAAACCCAGGTGGTCACGCCCGGCACCCGCAGCATCGCCTGGGACGCCAGCCCCCGCACCCGCCTGACCCACTCCCTGGAGTGCGCCCAGGTCGGCCGAGAGCTGGGCGCGGCCCTCGGCTGCGACCCCGACCTCGTCGAGGCCGCCTGCCTCTCCCACGACCTCGGCCACCCCCCGTTCGGCCACAACGGCGAACAGGCGCTCAACGCATTCGCCGAGGACTGCGGCGGCTTCGAGGGCAACGCCCAGTCCCTGCGCCTGCTGACGAGGATCGAGCCGAAGCGTTTCGTGCACTCGGACGCCACCGGCGAACTCGTGAGCGTCGGCCTCAACCTCACCCGCGCCGCCCTGGACGCCGCCACCAAGTACCCCTGGCCCCGCGGCGCCCACCCCACCGACCCGAAGTCCCCCAAGTTCGGCGTGTACGACGACGACCGCCCCGTCTTCGACTGGGTCCGCAAGGGCGCCCCCGGCACGAGCACCACCTTCGAGGCCCAGGTCATGGACTGGTCCGACGACGTGGCGTACTCCGTGCACGACGTCGAGGACGGCCTGCACGCGGGCCACATCGACCCCAACTGCCTGCACGCGGAGCCCGAACGGCAGACGGTGTTCGAGGTGGCGCGCGGCCGGTACGTACCCGCCGACACCGACCCGGCCGAACTCGCCGAGGCCCTCGACCGCCTCCTCGACCAGGAGTGGTGGCCGCACGGCTACGACGGGACGGCCGTGGCCCAGGCCCGGTTGAAGGACGCCACCAGCCAGCTCATCGGCCGCTTCTGCCTCGCCGCCGAGGCCGCCACCCGGCAGGCGTACGGCACCGGCCCCCTCACCCGGTACGCCGCCGAACTGGTCGTCCCGCGCGGGACGCGCCTGGAGTGCGCCGTCCTCAAGGCCGTCGCCGACCGGTATGTGATGCAGCGCGCCGAGCAGGAGCGGCTCCGCGCCGATCAGCGGATCGTCGTCGCCGAACTGGCCGAGGCGCTCACCGCCCGCGCGCCGGAGGGCCTCGACCCCCAGTTCCGCGCGCTGTTCGACACGGCTCCGGACGACCGTGCCCGCAAGCGGGTGATCGTCGACCAGATCGCCTCCCTCACCGACCCCTCGGCCCGCTCGTTGCACGCGAGACTGACGGGTCGGGTGTGA
- a CDS encoding sirohydrochlorin chelatase, producing the protein MTATTSKSNADLDSTAHIMNRITHQLASQLSLVSRDGTRRPAPPALVLVAHGSRDPRALATVRTLMDRVREQRPGLAVHLGHIELNEPLLPDTLAALGDREAVLVPLLLSRGYHIKQDIPEMAAAAEARTRLAAPLGPHPLLVETLHTRLVEAGWRTRMDDATRRTSAVVLAAAGSRDPESKVDTGRTAHLLAERLGVPVVPAYATTAAPDVPDTVRALTARGRTRIAIASYFTAPGRFATECAEAAPWIASAPLGTHPAMASLVLHRYDQALTTPEATRERTLASA; encoded by the coding sequence ATGACGGCGACGACGAGCAAGTCGAACGCGGACCTCGACAGTACGGCGCACATCATGAACCGGATCACCCACCAGCTGGCCAGCCAGCTCAGCCTCGTCTCGCGCGACGGGACCCGGCGCCCCGCCCCGCCCGCGCTCGTCCTGGTGGCACACGGCAGCCGCGACCCGCGCGCCCTGGCGACGGTACGCACCCTCATGGACCGCGTCCGCGAGCAGCGCCCCGGTCTCGCCGTGCACCTCGGCCACATCGAGCTGAACGAGCCCCTGCTCCCCGACACCCTCGCCGCCCTCGGCGACCGGGAAGCGGTCCTCGTCCCCCTCCTCCTCAGCCGCGGCTACCACATCAAGCAGGACATCCCCGAGATGGCCGCGGCGGCGGAGGCCCGCACGCGCCTGGCCGCCCCGCTCGGCCCGCACCCCCTCCTCGTGGAGACCCTGCACACCCGCCTCGTCGAGGCCGGCTGGCGCACCCGGATGGACGACGCCACCCGCCGCACGAGCGCCGTGGTGCTCGCCGCCGCGGGCTCCCGCGACCCCGAGTCGAAGGTCGACACGGGCCGCACCGCCCACCTCCTCGCCGAACGCCTCGGCGTCCCCGTGGTCCCGGCCTACGCCACCACCGCCGCACCCGACGTCCCCGACACCGTCCGTGCCCTCACCGCCCGAGGCCGCACCCGCATAGCCATCGCCTCCTACTTCACCGCCCCGGGCCGCTTCGCCACGGAGTGCGCGGAGGCAGCCCCGTGGATAGCCTCGGCCCCCCTGGGCACACACCCGGCGATGGCAAGCCTGGTCCTGCACCGCTACGACCAGGCCCTGACGACCCCGGAAGCGACGAGGGAACGGACTCTGGCATCGGCATAG
- a CDS encoding SanA/YdcF family protein, whose product MLLCVLALLPATWMFTAADDRLRSTADAPRTEVAMVFGAGLWQGEPSPYLARRLDAAAELYRTGRIKVVLVTGDNSREEYDEPDAMRAYLTENGVPDDRIVSDYAGFDTWDSCVRAKKIFGVDRAVLISQGFHIRRAVALCQEAGVDSYGVGVQDRHDGTWYYGATRELFAAGKASLDALFEPDPRFLGPEEPGVEKALAAAG is encoded by the coding sequence ATGCTGCTGTGCGTGCTGGCGCTGCTGCCCGCGACCTGGATGTTCACGGCCGCCGACGACCGGCTGCGGTCCACGGCCGATGCGCCGCGCACCGAGGTCGCGATGGTCTTCGGCGCGGGGCTGTGGCAGGGCGAGCCGTCCCCGTATCTCGCGCGCCGGCTGGACGCGGCGGCCGAGCTGTACCGCACGGGCCGGATCAAGGTCGTCCTGGTCACCGGGGACAACAGCCGGGAGGAGTACGACGAGCCGGACGCGATGCGCGCCTACCTCACCGAGAACGGGGTGCCCGACGACCGCATAGTCAGCGACTACGCCGGGTTCGACACCTGGGACTCCTGCGTCCGCGCCAAGAAGATCTTCGGCGTCGACCGGGCGGTGCTCATCAGCCAGGGCTTCCACATACGCCGGGCGGTGGCGCTGTGCCAGGAGGCGGGCGTCGACTCGTACGGCGTCGGGGTGCAGGACCGGCACGACGGGACCTGGTACTACGGCGCCACCCGGGAGCTGTTCGCCGCGGGCAAGGCCTCGCTGGACGCCCTGTTCGAGCCGGACCCCCGGTTCCTCGGGCCGGAGGAACCGGGGGTCGAGAAGGCACTCGCGGCGGCGGGTTAG